The nucleotide window TCTTTGGATTCAATTTCTTCTCAATAGCCATTATTTGACAAGCCACTTGAGCAGTATGAATATGGAATACTGGTGTATATCCTACTGTCATAACAGTTGGATGATTTAATACAACTATCTGAGCAGTAAACTCTGAAGCCAATGTAGGTGGATTGTCAACAGGACCTAAAACATCTCCTCTTGCAATATCTTTCTTACCAATTCCCCTAACACTAAATCCAACATTATCTCCTGGTTGTGCTTCCTGCATTTGTTCATGGTGCATCTCAATTGTTTTAACTTCTCCTTGTACACCTTTTCCTTCTCTTCCAGGAACTACAATTACTTTCTGTCCTACTTTCATAACTCCTGTTTCAACTCTTCCAACAGGAACAACACCAATACCAGTTATACTATAGACATCCTGGATAGGTAGTCTTAAAGGTAAATTAGTTGGTTTTTCAGGTACAGTTAATGTATCTAATGTTTTAAGTAATGTTTCTCCAGAATACCATGACATGTTTTCTGATTTTTTAACAACATTATCTCCTACTAAAGAAGCAATAGGAACAAAAGTTATTTTGCTTGGATCATATCCAACACTTTGTAACAATTTTTCAACTTCCCCTTTAACTTCATTAAATCTTTTCTCATCATATTTGACCATATCCATCTTATTAACAGCTACAATTATTTGATTAACACCTAATGTTTTAGCTAAGAAGATATGTTCTTTTGTCTGAGCCATAACTCCGTCGTTAGCAGCCACTACAACAACACCAGCATCTGCTTGTGCAGCACCAGTAATCATATTTTTAATAAAATCTTTATGTCCAGGTGCGTCAATTATTGTAAAATAATATTTAGGAGTCTCAAATTTTTTATGAGCTAAGTCAATTGTAACTCCCCTTTCTCTCTCTTCCTTTAGATTATCCATAACAAAAGCAAATTCAAAACCACCCTTTCCTAACTCCTCTGCTTTCTCTTTTAATTTCCTCATAGTCTGTTCGTCAATATTTCCAGAATCAAATAATAACCTGCCCACACTAGTTGATTTACCATGATCTACATGACCTACAAATACTAAATTCATATGTTCTTTTTTCTCTGCCATTTCTTTTACCCTCCATATACTAAATTATTAATTTAATAGAACTTAGAGTTTTTAGGGTATTTATAAAGGTTTCGGAATTATTACAAAGGAAACGAAAGCTTTAAATACCCCCCATTATTTCTCCATCTCACTATTAAAATTATGCGATAGTAGCCTTAAAATCTTTAAGATTTTAGGTCAAAATTCTTTAATCGTTTGTCAGAAAACGAAAAAAGATGGTGTCAAAAACCAAATCACCACCTGTTATATTTTATTGTGCTTGATAAAGCTATCAAGCATATGTAGAGAGTAAAGTTCCAAATAAGTATTTAAAATTGCGACCAATAATTAATACCCGTTGATCCTGCGGGAAGTTGCTGCTATTTGGGTTCGACTAAGCCATGCAAGCACGGACTTTTTAGAAGTACCGGCATATTGCTCAGTAACACGTCGATAATCTAACCTTAAGTCTAGGATAACCTTGGGAAACTGAGGGTAAGACTGGATAAAGGAAAGGCACTGGAATGTCCTTTCCTTTAAAAGTAATGCTTAAGGATGAGTCGGCGGCGGATTAGGTAGTTGGTGAGGTAAAGG belongs to Candidatus Woesearchaeota archaeon B3_Woes and includes:
- the tuf gene encoding translation elongation factor EF-1 subunit alpha is translated as MAEKKEHMNLVFVGHVDHGKSTSVGRLLFDSGNIDEQTMRKLKEKAEELGKGGFEFAFVMDNLKEERERGVTIDLAHKKFETPKYYFTIIDAPGHKDFIKNMITGAAQADAGVVVVAANDGVMAQTKEHIFLAKTLGVNQIIVAVNKMDMVKYDEKRFNEVKGEVEKLLQSVGYDPSKITFVPIASLVGDNVVKKSENMSWYSGETLLKTLDTLTVPEKPTNLPLRLPIQDVYSITGIGVVPVGRVETGVMKVGQKVIVVPGREGKGVQGEVKTIEMHHEQMQEAQPGDNVGFSVRGIGKKDIARGDVLGPVDNPPTLASEFTAQIVVLNHPTVMTVGYTPVFHIHTAQVACQIMAIEKKLNPKTGETLQENPDFIKNGDAAIIKIKPVQPMCIEKQKEIPQLSRFAIRDSGATVAAGMCIDLVKKK